The sequence GGAAGAGGCGGTCAACGGCGGCGAGAAGCGCGTCCGGCTGCCCACGGGCAAGGAGCTGAATGTCAAGATCCCGGCCGGCGTCACCGAAGGCCAGCAGATCAGGCTGCGCGGGCAAGGCGAGAGCGCGCAGGGCCATCCGCCCGGCGATCTCCTGATCACCATCAACATCGCGCCCCATCCGCACTTCAAGGTCGAGGGCTCCGATTTGCGGATCGACCTGCCGGTCACGCTTTACGAGGCGGTGCTCGGGGCCAAGGTCCGGGTGCCCACGCTCGGCAATGCCGTGGAGCTCTCGGTCCCGAAAAACACGTCCAGCGGCCGGACCTTCCGCCTGAAGGGCAAGGGCCTGCCGAAAGCCGGCGGAGCCGGGGACCTCTTCGTCGTCATCAGGATTATGCTACCGGACGGGAACGATGCCGAGCTTGAGGCATTGATGGAAAAGTGGCGGGACCAGCACCCCTACAATCCGCGTAGTGGGGTTGGTTAGGCGTGATCCAACTGAAGGGGTTCTCCCAAGAGGTCTAGAGCATCGTCCGGCAGATGATGCTCATCATATGCCAGAGGCGCGGGTGCGCTTCTCGGCCGATATGCTCGACGTGTCGGCTGTCCGGCGGGGCAGGCGATAAATAGGTGCGGCCTCGAGAGGGGGACCAGCGCGGTACCAAAAACCCCAATCGAGGCCGCCCGCGTCGATCGGCGGATCGAACGCTGCTCATTTTCGCGTGATCATCCGGTGCGATAATGAGACGCGTCGATGTCCTGATTCCAAATTTTCAATGTCGGAATCGAGGCACCGCATTCATGCGGTTGCTCAGGTGCCGTTTTTCTCCGCCTGGTCGTACACCGCCTGCGCCACCTTGGTCAGCCGATCGCGGTCGCCGCCGCCGCTGACGACGTAGCCGACCCCGCGCTCGGCCCAGAACAGCGCGCCGTCCTTGTCCGTTTTGGCATAGCGCATCTGCGTCGCCCCGCTCTCGGTCTTGGTCGCGTAGATCGTGAACCGCTCGCCCGAGGCGCCCTCATACATCAGGAACGATGCCGGCCCGTTCGGTCCGGGCAGAAGCCGGCCGCCGACGAGCTTCAACCCGCTCGCCTCCAGGTTCGGCGCGAACACGGTCCAGCCGCAGCGCCGGGTCAGCCAGGCCTGGAGGTGGTCGCGCTCGTTGCCGCCGACCTCGACGGGGTGGCGGACCTCGACGACATAGAGGCGGTGGGCGTCGAGCGCGTCCGCGGTCAAGCTCTGGAAGGTCGAGGGCGCGTTGGCGGCGCCATGCGCGACCCAGCCGGCGGTGCCGCCGGCGACGAAGGCAACCAGCACGGCCGCGGCCGCGCCATAAAACCATTGCCGGGGGCGGCGCTCCAGCCGCTCGAGCTCCAGCCGTACCGGCACCGGCTCCAGGACGACGGAATCGTAACGGGCGTGCAGCATCTCGG comes from Bradyrhizobium sp. CCGE-LA001 and encodes:
- a CDS encoding DnaJ C-terminal domain-containing protein; this translates as MRDPYEVLGVPRSANAAAIKSAYRKLAKKHHPDSNKGDPKAAERFAEINSANEILGDEDKRKQFDRGEIDAEGKPRFQGFPGGGGPRGRAGPGGFESYTFRSGGTGGGPGGGAFEDILNSMFGGGMRGARPGAGGGAQFDFDTGGIGLDLDVNVAMSVSLEEAVNGGEKRVRLPTGKELNVKIPAGVTEGQQIRLRGQGESAQGHPPGDLLITINIAPHPHFKVEGSDLRIDLPVTLYEAVLGAKVRVPTLGNAVELSVPKNTSSGRTFRLKGKGLPKAGGAGDLFVVIRIMLPDGNDAELEALMEKWRDQHPYNPRSGVG
- a CDS encoding anti-sigma factor family protein codes for the protein MNDRNIPITEDELHAYVDGELPAERRADVEAFLAANPDEAERVQSWRAMAEMLHARYDSVVLEPVPVRLELERLERRPRQWFYGAAAAVLVAFVAGGTAGWVAHGAANAPSTFQSLTADALDAHRLYVVEVRHPVEVGGNERDHLQAWLTRRCGWTVFAPNLEASGLKLVGGRLLPGPNGPASFLMYEGASGERFTIYATKTESGATQMRYAKTDKDGALFWAERGVGYVVSGGGDRDRLTKVAQAVYDQAEKNGT